In Ectothiorhodospira sp. BSL-9, a single window of DNA contains:
- a CDS encoding DDE-type integrase/transposase/recombinase, whose product MKISKPIHPMALFRLSVLGTLAACPPLHRGELKQHLQALAARDYLDPTTGRPVRLAEKTIERWYYAYKRGDIEALAPCSRSDQGASKIDPALQQALLQAKQDNPQRSLNALIRLLEKEGRVARGVLSRSSVHRLLRRHGLSHTAGSPSQPRERRRFEAHHAGDLWQGDVMHGPKIPVKGRLRKVYLVSLMDDASRLITHSAFCTDEGALAIQGVLKQALLKRGLPSRLMLDQGAAYRSTQLQAICARLKIHMVYCAPYQPEGKGKIERWHRRVRDHFLGELDLQRIQGLEDLNARLWAWLDQDYHVTPHAGLNGLTPLARYQQDLVNIRPLGPLATELDALFHHYHTRKVRKDGTVSLHGQYLEVPFELVGQSVILVEDPHQRQVVAVLDAQEQPVGKATPLDARANLKRRRQQPVIPDPSPTAQTGPNAIELALQQQQVDWVLDTDANEEA is encoded by the coding sequence ATGAAAATCAGCAAACCCATCCATCCCATGGCCCTGTTCCGTCTGAGCGTGCTCGGCACGCTGGCAGCCTGTCCGCCACTGCACCGGGGTGAGCTCAAACAGCACCTGCAAGCCCTGGCCGCCCGGGATTACCTGGATCCCACCACCGGGCGGCCGGTGCGTCTGGCGGAGAAGACTATCGAGCGCTGGTATTACGCCTACAAGCGCGGTGATATCGAGGCCCTGGCGCCGTGCTCCCGCTCGGATCAGGGCGCCTCAAAGATCGACCCGGCGCTGCAACAGGCCCTGCTGCAGGCCAAGCAGGACAACCCACAACGTTCCCTCAACGCCCTGATCCGGTTGCTGGAAAAGGAGGGTCGGGTGGCCCGGGGAGTGCTGTCCCGTTCCAGCGTTCACCGTCTGCTGCGGCGCCATGGGCTCTCCCACACTGCGGGATCCCCCAGTCAACCCCGGGAACGGCGACGCTTCGAGGCCCATCATGCCGGGGATCTGTGGCAGGGCGACGTCATGCATGGCCCCAAGATCCCGGTGAAGGGGCGGCTGCGCAAGGTCTATCTGGTCTCGCTCATGGATGATGCCTCGCGACTGATCACCCACAGCGCCTTCTGTACCGACGAGGGGGCCCTGGCCATCCAGGGGGTGCTCAAGCAGGCCCTGCTCAAGCGCGGCCTGCCGTCACGGCTGATGCTGGACCAGGGGGCGGCATACCGTAGCACCCAGTTGCAGGCCATCTGCGCGCGGCTGAAGATCCATATGGTCTACTGTGCGCCTTACCAGCCTGAAGGGAAGGGTAAGATCGAACGCTGGCATCGCCGAGTGCGGGATCACTTCCTCGGCGAGCTGGATCTGCAGCGGATCCAGGGGCTGGAGGATCTCAACGCGCGTCTGTGGGCCTGGCTGGACCAGGACTACCATGTGACGCCCCATGCCGGCCTCAATGGCCTCACCCCGCTGGCCCGCTATCAGCAGGACCTGGTCAACATCCGCCCCCTGGGGCCCCTGGCCACCGAACTCGACGCCCTGTTCCATCACTATCACACCCGCAAGGTGCGCAAGGATGGCACGGTCTCCCTGCACGGGCAGTACCTGGAGGTGCCCTTCGAACTCGTCGGTCAGAGCGTCATCCTGGTCGAGGATCCCCATCAACGCCAGGTGGTGGCCGTGCTCGATGCCCAGGAGCAGCCCGTGGGCAAGGCCACGCCCCTGGATGCCCGCGCCAACCTCAAACGTCGACGTCAGCAGCCAGTCATCCCCGATCCGTCCCCCACCGCCCAAACCGGACCCAATGCCATCGAGCTGGCCCTGCAGCAACAGCAGGTCGACTGGGTGCTCGACACCGACGCGAACGAGGAGGCATGA
- a CDS encoding helix-turn-helix domain-containing protein yields MNRGVRQRKRAFWKGLVQQWAASGQSKAAFARQHGVTPQQLSQWAVRYPEWVVAATEAKAEHSPSKPATGTQRFLTVRTVGDDPDPVDLSPQLGGPVVVTLSHGRRLELYPGFCAQTLQRAMEVLEA; encoded by the coding sequence ATGAACAGAGGTGTCCGACAGCGCAAGCGCGCTTTCTGGAAGGGACTGGTCCAGCAGTGGGCGGCTTCAGGCCAGAGCAAGGCGGCCTTTGCCCGTCAGCACGGGGTCACACCCCAGCAGTTATCGCAGTGGGCAGTGCGCTATCCGGAATGGGTGGTGGCCGCGACCGAGGCCAAGGCGGAGCATTCGCCCTCGAAGCCCGCCACCGGGACGCAGCGCTTTTTGACGGTGCGCACGGTGGGGGACGACCCTGATCCCGTAGACCTGTCGCCGCAGCTCGGTGGACCGGTGGTGGTGACCTTGAGCCACGGTCGTCGGCTCGAGCTCTATCCGGGGTTTTGCGCCCAGACCCTGCAACGGGCCATGGAGGTCCTGGAGGCATGA
- a CDS encoding DDE-type integrase/transposase/recombinase has product MHPPNDPLLRDRWARLRFSIIGPLFAAPPEPGALRAALAALAERVWRHPVTGTEVRFGVSTLERWYYAARSAPDPVAALRNQRRPHGHFTAMTPAVIAALVQQYREHPGWTVQLHFDNLCVDLADSEVCMPSYPTVRRYLKAHGMFRQARPKCATDGAILARDRFAALEVRSYELDHVCALWHLDFHHGSRKVLTREGAWVKPYLLGILDDRSRLICHLQWYLDETAQSLVHGLSQALMKRGLPRALMTDNGAAMIAEETVAGLQRLGVLHQTTLPYSPYQNGKQESLWGRIEGRLMPMLEGQTPLTLDVLNQTTQAWAEQEYHRTRHSELDTTPLKRYLAGPNVSRDCPPVAALADAFRVEVTRRQRRSDGTVSLEGQRFEIPARYQHLDRVSLRYARWDRTRVDLVDPRTGTVLCPVLPLDKSANANAQRRVRPPAARALTPLPPSGMAPLLRQLLADYAATGLPPAYLPTPDPEEDSA; this is encoded by the coding sequence GTGCATCCACCGAACGATCCTCTGTTGCGTGATCGATGGGCGCGCTTGCGCTTCTCGATCATTGGTCCCTTGTTCGCCGCACCGCCGGAACCGGGAGCATTGCGGGCGGCACTGGCGGCGTTGGCCGAGCGCGTCTGGCGCCATCCCGTCACCGGCACCGAGGTGCGCTTCGGGGTGTCCACACTGGAGCGCTGGTATTACGCGGCACGGTCGGCCCCCGACCCGGTGGCGGCACTGCGCAACCAGCGCCGCCCGCATGGCCACTTCACCGCCATGACGCCGGCCGTGATCGCCGCCCTGGTGCAGCAATACCGGGAACATCCGGGCTGGACGGTGCAGTTGCACTTCGACAACCTGTGCGTGGACCTGGCCGACAGCGAGGTCTGCATGCCCTCGTATCCCACGGTGCGGCGCTATCTGAAGGCGCACGGGATGTTCCGCCAGGCGCGGCCGAAGTGTGCAACCGACGGCGCGATCCTCGCCCGCGACCGATTCGCAGCGCTGGAGGTGCGCAGCTACGAGCTGGACCATGTCTGTGCGCTCTGGCACCTGGACTTCCACCACGGTTCGCGCAAGGTACTGACCCGAGAGGGCGCCTGGGTCAAACCGTACCTGCTCGGCATCCTGGATGACCGCTCGCGCTTGATCTGCCACCTGCAGTGGTACCTGGACGAGACGGCGCAGAGCCTCGTCCACGGCCTGTCCCAGGCACTCATGAAGCGCGGGTTGCCGCGTGCCCTGATGACGGACAACGGTGCAGCGATGATCGCCGAGGAAACCGTTGCCGGATTGCAGCGCCTGGGTGTGCTGCACCAGACGACGCTACCGTATTCTCCCTACCAGAACGGGAAGCAAGAGTCCCTTTGGGGGCGTATCGAAGGTCGCCTGATGCCGATGCTGGAGGGACAAACCCCACTCACCCTCGATGTGCTCAACCAGACCACGCAGGCTTGGGCCGAGCAGGAGTATCACCGCACCCGCCACAGTGAACTCGACACCACCCCGCTGAAACGCTATCTGGCCGGGCCGAACGTCAGCCGGGACTGCCCGCCGGTCGCGGCACTGGCCGATGCTTTCCGTGTTGAGGTCACCCGCCGCCAGCGACGCTCCGATGGCACGGTGTCTCTGGAGGGGCAGCGCTTCGAGATCCCCGCCCGCTACCAGCACCTCGACCGGGTGTCGCTGCGCTACGCGCGGTGGGATCGCACCCGCGTCGACTTGGTCGATCCCCGCACCGGCACCGTCCTGTGCCCGGTGCTGCCGCTCGACAAATCCGCCAACGCCAACGCACAACGACGCGTCCGGCCACCTGCGGCACGCGCGCTCACGCCACTGCCACCCTCGGGGATGGCGCCGCTGTTGCGCCAGTTGCTGGCCGACTATGCCGCCACCGGCCTGCCGCCCGCCTACCTGCCCACCCCAGACCCCGAAGAGGACTCCGCATGA
- a CDS encoding pyridoxal phosphate-dependent aminotransferase, with translation MDIKLSSRVQRIKPSPTLAVSALAAQLRAEGRDVIGLGAGEPDFNTPDHIKEAGITAIREGKTKYTAVDGTPGLKQAIIDKFQRDNGHSYQPDQILVSCGGKQSFFNLCQALLNEGDEVIIPAPYWVSYPDMVLLADGKPVIVSADQSQGFKMTAQQLEAAITPRTRLVVINSPSNPTGVAYSREELAALGEVMLRHPNVVVATDDMYEHMMFRDAPFCNILMACPDLYEQTIVLNGVSKAYAMTGWRIGYAGGPKPLIAAMKKIQSQSTSNPTSIAQEAAQVALNSDQSCVAEMCKAFQDRHDYLVEALNAIPGVECLPSDGTFYSFPSVKGAMEKLGMDSDVKFAEHLLDKVGVALVPGSAFGAEGHVRISFATSLDNLKQAVERIGRAVEG, from the coding sequence TTGGACATCAAGCTCTCATCCCGCGTTCAGCGCATCAAGCCCTCCCCCACACTGGCCGTCAGCGCCCTCGCCGCCCAGTTGAGGGCCGAAGGACGCGACGTGATCGGCCTGGGCGCCGGCGAACCCGACTTCAACACGCCGGATCACATCAAGGAGGCGGGCATCACCGCCATCCGCGAGGGCAAGACCAAGTATACCGCCGTGGACGGCACGCCAGGTTTGAAGCAGGCCATCATCGACAAGTTCCAGCGCGATAACGGTCACAGCTATCAGCCGGATCAGATTCTGGTCTCCTGCGGCGGCAAGCAGAGTTTCTTCAACCTCTGCCAGGCCCTGCTGAACGAGGGCGACGAAGTCATCATCCCCGCCCCCTACTGGGTGTCCTACCCGGACATGGTGCTGCTGGCCGACGGCAAGCCGGTAATCGTCAGCGCCGACCAGTCCCAGGGCTTCAAGATGACGGCCCAGCAACTGGAAGCGGCCATCACGCCCCGCACCCGCCTGGTGGTGATCAACAGCCCCTCCAACCCCACGGGCGTGGCTTACAGCCGCGAGGAACTGGCCGCCCTGGGCGAGGTGATGCTGCGTCATCCCAATGTAGTGGTGGCCACGGACGACATGTACGAGCACATGATGTTCCGCGATGCCCCCTTCTGCAACATCCTCATGGCCTGCCCCGACCTGTACGAGCAGACCATCGTGCTCAATGGTGTGTCCAAGGCCTATGCCATGACCGGCTGGCGCATCGGCTACGCCGGTGGCCCCAAGCCGCTGATCGCGGCCATGAAGAAGATCCAGTCCCAGAGCACCTCCAACCCCACGTCCATCGCCCAGGAAGCCGCCCAGGTGGCCCTGAACAGCGATCAGTCCTGCGTGGCCGAGATGTGCAAGGCCTTCCAGGACCGCCACGACTACCTGGTGGAGGCCCTCAATGCCATCCCGGGCGTGGAATGCCTGCCCTCCGACGGCACTTTCTACTCCTTCCCCAGCGTGAAGGGCGCCATGGAGAAGCTGGGCATGGATAGCGACGTGAAATTCGCCGAGCACCTGCTCGACAAGGTGGGCGTTGCCCTGGTCCCCGGTTCCGCCTTCGGCGCCGAAGGCCACGTGCGTATTTCCTTCGCCACCAGCCTGGATAACCTCAAGCAGGCCGTGGAACGCATTGGTCGTGCAGTAGAGGGTTAA
- a CDS encoding IS66 family transposase, whose translation MLKGAAQDLPTPPSGLRESQFRAALADRDQLIEQQSQLLAQQQSTINELSEQLENLKRQVLEAQRKRFGQSSERGCYLQQDLFHPQEAPIPEQDEEETTEAPKKRRKTQPPRGRRVLPPELPRETQRYDYDDETRAQLEAQNGGPLVEIGVEVTETLEYQPGQLYVKRHEVPKYAIQGDDGERTIVSPPRPSPPIPGAQVGASLLAHTVISKFADHLPLNRISQQLARDGYDVPRQRLCDYVLLSASVLAPLADLVRQDALASPVVHSDDTTVPQLEKGRRQTRTCRLWLYLGRGREDGIIPVFYDYTTNRSQEGPLEHLRDYQGYLQADAYAGYLNAERIQEALIWCACWAHARRPFEKIARKHKKRGRVHLVMKLITAIYQVESRLREQGITDPEQIREARQRRTVPILKRLRRLLDRILPSLPPRGDFAKAIGYVLNHWQALMRFTEDGRLEPDNNRGERALRGVCVSRKNWNFTGSENGGHALAILLTLLETCKQNGVNPRHYLIDVLERIQDHPANRLHELLPYHWEPRTQACGENASGE comes from the coding sequence ATGTTAAAGGGCGCTGCACAAGACCTGCCGACACCCCCTTCCGGCCTGCGCGAATCGCAGTTCCGCGCTGCCCTGGCGGACCGTGATCAGCTCATTGAGCAGCAGTCCCAGCTACTCGCCCAGCAGCAGTCCACGATCAATGAGCTGAGCGAACAACTGGAGAATCTCAAGCGCCAGGTCCTTGAGGCCCAGCGCAAACGCTTCGGGCAAAGCTCCGAGCGTGGCTGTTACCTCCAGCAGGATCTCTTCCACCCGCAGGAAGCCCCGATCCCCGAGCAAGACGAAGAAGAAACCACCGAGGCGCCCAAAAAGCGGCGCAAGACCCAGCCCCCTCGAGGTCGCCGTGTCCTCCCACCGGAATTGCCCCGGGAGACGCAGCGCTACGACTACGACGACGAAACCCGGGCCCAACTGGAAGCCCAGAACGGCGGCCCGCTGGTGGAGATCGGTGTCGAGGTGACCGAGACCCTGGAGTACCAACCCGGGCAGCTGTACGTGAAGCGCCACGAGGTGCCCAAGTATGCGATCCAGGGGGATGACGGGGAGCGCACCATCGTCTCTCCACCGCGCCCCTCGCCACCGATCCCCGGCGCCCAGGTGGGTGCCAGCCTGCTGGCCCATACCGTGATCAGCAAGTTCGCGGATCATCTGCCGCTCAACCGCATCAGCCAGCAGCTGGCCCGGGATGGTTACGACGTCCCCCGCCAGCGGCTGTGCGACTACGTGCTGCTGTCCGCCTCGGTCCTGGCCCCGCTGGCCGACCTCGTTCGCCAGGATGCCCTGGCCAGTCCGGTCGTTCACAGTGACGACACCACGGTGCCGCAACTGGAAAAGGGCCGACGACAAACCCGAACCTGTCGCCTGTGGCTCTACCTGGGCCGCGGGCGGGAGGACGGCATCATCCCGGTGTTCTACGACTACACCACCAACCGATCCCAGGAAGGTCCGCTGGAACACCTGCGTGACTACCAGGGATATCTGCAAGCCGATGCCTATGCGGGCTACCTGAACGCCGAGCGGATCCAGGAGGCGCTGATCTGGTGTGCCTGCTGGGCCCATGCGAGGCGCCCGTTCGAAAAGATCGCCCGCAAACACAAAAAACGCGGCCGGGTGCATCTGGTGATGAAGCTGATCACGGCGATCTACCAGGTGGAATCGCGCCTGCGCGAACAGGGGATCACGGACCCCGAGCAGATCCGCGAGGCCCGCCAGCGCCGCACGGTGCCCATCCTCAAGCGCTTGCGTCGCCTGCTGGACCGCATCCTGCCCAGCCTGCCGCCCCGGGGAGACTTCGCCAAGGCGATCGGTTATGTCCTCAACCACTGGCAGGCCCTGATGCGCTTCACTGAGGATGGCCGCCTGGAGCCCGACAACAACCGCGGCGAACGCGCCCTGCGCGGGGTATGCGTGAGCCGCAAGAACTGGAACTTCACCGGCTCCGAGAATGGTGGCCACGCCCTGGCCATCCTGCTCACCCTCCTGGAAACCTGCAAGCAGAACGGGGTGAACCCGCGTCACTATCTGATCGATGTGCTTGAGCGCATCCAGGATCATCCCGCCAATCGCCTCCACGAACTGCTGCCCTATCACTGGGAACCGCGCACCCAGGCCTGCGGGGAGAATGCCAGCGGGGAGTGA
- a CDS encoding TerB family tellurite resistance protein, with product MYLSLLKSRDSKILFLKYAVLVSFVDVLTDEDEGVEFEARYGSHFYLSDGHFHDEIVSFAQNNVESIHKTLKSFIATGVELKTLKMFCDEMGMEAFLDRDPWYSELDRKVDELLAQFLFGTAALIQKTGQTTNPDLLREQKIRQSFLIKSCEAFAEYNEEIIDNLSPEERKVMIFELLGMAYSDGVVSIQEKEVVIEISSLLGVEHSFIEDVTEVIEEVSRLHKKGLELIEE from the coding sequence ATGTATTTAAGCTTGCTTAAGAGTCGTGACAGCAAGATCTTGTTTTTGAAGTATGCGGTTTTGGTTTCCTTTGTTGATGTGCTAACAGATGAAGATGAAGGGGTCGAATTTGAAGCTAGGTACGGCTCGCATTTCTATTTGTCTGACGGTCATTTTCACGATGAAATCGTTTCTTTTGCACAAAATAATGTAGAAAGCATTCATAAAACATTAAAAAGCTTCATTGCTACGGGGGTTGAGCTGAAGACCCTGAAAATGTTTTGTGACGAGATGGGTATGGAGGCATTTTTAGATCGCGACCCTTGGTATTCCGAGTTGGATAGAAAAGTTGATGAGTTGTTGGCGCAGTTTTTGTTTGGGACAGCAGCGTTAATACAAAAAACGGGTCAAACTACTAATCCAGATTTATTGAGAGAGCAAAAAATAAGGCAATCTTTTTTAATAAAGAGCTGTGAGGCGTTTGCTGAGTATAACGAGGAAATCATCGATAATCTTTCACCTGAGGAACGAAAGGTCATGATTTTTGAGTTATTAGGAATGGCTTACTCTGATGGCGTTGTATCAATTCAAGAAAAGGAAGTGGTCATTGAGATATCTAGTTTGTTGGGTGTTGAGCATTCCTTCATTGAAGATGTGACCGAAGTGATCGAAGAAGTTTCAAGGTTGCATAAAAAAGGACTTGAGTTAATCGAAGAGTAG
- a CDS encoding DUF6431 domain-containing protein: protein MALILPGIASLEQHLSALLTHPEGYRPKRCPHCGRAGLWCHGCYGRKADRDRGGTLNPIAIARFRCPGCCRTCSRLPECIPPHRWYLWAVQQWALLALLAGRSCRALSREGMPGRHTLGRWMHRWRERFHLHAFALCQHDPGWGRYPGMATLWPAVLACMPLSAAMILVQHVGIAIP, encoded by the coding sequence ATGGCTTTGATCCTGCCAGGGATTGCGTCCCTTGAGCAACACTTATCGGCCCTGTTGACTCATCCCGAGGGGTATCGACCCAAGCGGTGCCCGCATTGTGGTCGCGCCGGGCTGTGGTGCCACGGGTGCTATGGCCGCAAGGCCGACCGGGATCGTGGTGGCACCCTGAATCCGATTGCCATTGCGCGATTTCGATGCCCGGGGTGTTGCCGCACCTGTTCGAGGTTGCCCGAGTGCATTCCCCCACATCGTTGGTATCTGTGGGCGGTACAGCAGTGGGCATTGCTGGCACTCCTGGCGGGGCGTTCCTGCCGCGCCCTGAGCCGGGAGGGGATGCCGGGCAGGCACACCCTGGGGCGGTGGATGCACCGTTGGCGGGAGCGGTTTCACCTGCACGCCTTTGCCTTGTGTCAGCACGACCCTGGGTGGGGGCGTTATCCCGGCATGGCCACCTTGTGGCCGGCGGTGCTGGCCTGCATGCCGCTGTCAGCGGCGATGATCCTGGTACAGCATGTCGGGATCGCCATCCCATGA
- a CDS encoding ExeA family protein — MNSKLLALYGLKWNPFATEIPVEALYVPARVEDFYWRIEQGLVREGGFAMINGDPGTGKSVVLRLIAERLARLPDLTVVAIHHPQSQLADFYREMGDLFGVPLRPHNRWGGFKALRENWFAHLDTTRRRAVLLIDEAQEMSPAVLSELRLMASARFDSQTLLCVILAGDARLPEKLRREELIPLGSRIRTRLVTEAASREELLACLQHLLNTAGNASLMTPTLQHTLCDHAIGNYRLLTTLAAELLAVAAQRDLPQLDEKLYLDVFAPAEKPTPRRAAASR; from the coding sequence ATGAACTCGAAATTACTGGCCCTCTATGGGCTGAAGTGGAACCCATTCGCCACCGAAATCCCGGTCGAGGCGCTCTATGTGCCCGCACGCGTCGAGGACTTCTACTGGCGCATCGAACAGGGCCTGGTCCGCGAAGGCGGCTTCGCCATGATCAACGGCGACCCCGGCACCGGCAAGAGCGTGGTTCTGCGCCTGATCGCGGAACGCCTGGCACGGCTGCCCGATCTCACCGTCGTCGCCATCCATCATCCGCAGAGCCAGTTGGCCGACTTCTACCGCGAGATGGGCGATCTCTTCGGCGTCCCCCTGCGCCCACACAACCGCTGGGGCGGCTTCAAGGCCTTGCGCGAGAACTGGTTCGCGCATCTGGACACCACCCGCCGGCGCGCAGTGCTCCTGATCGACGAAGCCCAGGAAATGAGTCCCGCGGTCCTGTCCGAACTGCGCCTGATGGCCAGCGCCCGCTTCGACTCACAGACGCTCTTGTGCGTGATCCTTGCCGGCGATGCCCGCCTGCCCGAGAAGCTGCGCCGCGAGGAACTGATCCCGCTCGGCTCCCGCATCCGCACCCGTCTGGTCACCGAAGCGGCCAGCCGCGAGGAACTCCTGGCTTGCCTGCAGCATCTGCTCAACACCGCCGGCAACGCCAGCCTGATGACGCCCACGCTCCAGCACACCCTGTGTGACCACGCCATCGGCAACTACCGCCTGCTCACCACCCTGGCCGCCGAACTGCTCGCCGTGGCCGCCCAGCGCGATCTGCCGCAGCTCGACGAGAAACTCTACCTCGACGTGTTCGCCCCCGCAGAAAAACCCACTCCGCGCCGTGCCGCCGCAAGCCGTTGA
- the tnpB gene encoding IS66 family insertion sequence element accessory protein TnpB (TnpB, as the term is used for proteins encoded by IS66 family insertion elements, is considered an accessory protein, since TnpC, encoded by a neighboring gene, is a DDE family transposase.), translated as MIAWPTGVAIHLAVAPVDFRKAFDGLCIEIVEALERDPLSGELFVFRNRAGDKLKALYWDGQGFVMIYKRLEKGRFKWLQQVDGDAEGEVRLSRSQMQALFEGIDWRRLETPRKCLATATR; from the coding sequence ATGATCGCCTGGCCCACGGGGGTGGCCATCCACCTGGCAGTGGCGCCGGTGGATTTCCGCAAGGCCTTCGATGGTCTGTGCATCGAGATCGTCGAGGCCCTGGAGCGGGATCCGCTCAGCGGTGAGTTGTTCGTCTTCCGCAACCGGGCCGGGGATAAGCTCAAGGCCCTGTACTGGGATGGCCAGGGCTTTGTGATGATCTACAAGCGCCTGGAGAAGGGGCGCTTCAAGTGGCTCCAGCAGGTGGATGGAGATGCAGAGGGTGAGGTTCGGCTCTCCCGCAGCCAGATGCAGGCGCTGTTCGAGGGTATCGATTGGCGGCGCCTGGAAACCCCTCGAAAATGCCTTGCCACAGCCACCCGCTGA
- a CDS encoding DUF4124 domain-containing protein, which produces MKLALAAGIALALITAAASGQVYRWTDEDGNTHFGDAPPGANTQRVQPQAAPADPGEAQRRRLETQRQLREFERQDREAARQRELQRRQQALQQRLDEIDSRSNQRMCQFYQDRIENARSELRRGYTADRGRTLRQRIERDQREAREYCR; this is translated from the coding sequence GTGAAACTGGCATTGGCAGCGGGCATCGCGCTCGCGTTGATTACTGCGGCCGCCAGCGGCCAGGTATACCGATGGACCGACGAAGACGGTAACACCCACTTCGGGGACGCCCCGCCCGGCGCCAACACACAGCGAGTTCAACCCCAGGCAGCGCCCGCTGACCCGGGCGAAGCCCAGCGAAGGCGCCTGGAAACCCAACGCCAGCTCCGCGAGTTTGAGCGCCAAGACCGTGAGGCCGCCCGGCAGCGCGAACTACAGCGACGCCAACAGGCCCTGCAACAGCGGCTCGACGAGATCGACTCCCGATCAAACCAGCGTATGTGCCAGTTCTACCAAGACCGCATAGAAAACGCCCGCAGCGAACTGCGAAGAGGCTATACGGCAGACCGTGGCCGCACACTCCGACAGCGGATCGAACGAGACCAGCGGGAAGCCAGAGAATATTGCCGCTAA